A stretch of the Vanacampus margaritifer isolate UIUO_Vmar chromosome 6, RoL_Vmar_1.0, whole genome shotgun sequence genome encodes the following:
- the LOC144054135 gene encoding calumenin-B-like isoform X1: MELWPFLMCFALSVVYATIKPTEKGPFHHQPVSEWEHNDIEEQERFLGQDQAKTFEQRLGMLVEIIDEDKDSFVTMDEMMKWLRHVHKGWIYKNIDGQWMTFDFDGDGEVSWEEYKNATYGRFFADDPDVGYKQMMARDDRRFKIADLDGDLKVNKSEFASFVYPEHFEHMEEIVMIETLDDLDGNGDGVIDLGEYIGEKYAEEDIREPELAQMDRDHFTKFLDKNTDGKLQREEIRDWLLLDENRHADAEVKLLFQKADADKDGRLTKAEILDKYDLFVGSKVSEFGKVITRHDEF, translated from the exons ATGGAGCTGTGGCCATTTTTAATGTGCTTTGCCCTCAGCGTAGTGTACGCCACCATCAAGCCGACGGAGAAGGGCCCCTTCCACCATCAACCTGTCAGCGAGTGGGAGCACAACGACATTGAGGAACAGGAGAGATTCTTGGGCCAGGACCAGGCCAAGACCTTTGAGCAGCGACTTGG CATGCTTGTGGAGATTATCGACGAAGACAAGGACAGCTTTGTGACCATGGATGAGATGATGAAGTGGCTCAGACACGTGCACAAGGGTTGGATCTATAAGAACATTGATGGCCAATGGATGACGTTCGACTTCGACGGCGATGGCGAGGTTTCATGGGAGGAGTACAAGAATGCTACGTACGGAAGGTTTTTCG CAGATGACCCCGACGTCGGCTACAAACAAATGATGGCACGCGACGACAGGAGGTTCAAGATAGCCGATCTGGACGGCGACCTGAAGGTCAACAAAAGCGAGTTTGCCTCCTTCGTTTACCCTGAGCATTTTGAGCACATGGAAGAAATTGTGATGATT GAAACACTGGACGACCTGGACGGGAATGGAGATGGCGTCATTGACCTGGGAGAGTACATTG GCGAAAAGTACGCCGAGGAGGACATTCGAGAACCAGAGCTGGCGCAGATGGACAGAGACCATTTCACCAAGTTCCTAGACAAGAACACGGATGGAAAGCTGCAAAGGGAGGAGATCCGAGACTGGCTCTTGCTCGATGAAAACCGCCATGCTGACGCCGAGGTCAAGCTCCTGTTCCAAAAGGCCGATGCAGACAAA GACGGCCGCCTGACCAAGGCTGAAATCCTGGACAAGTACGACCTGTTTGTGGGCAGCAAGGTTTCCGAATTTGGAAAAGTCATCACTCGACACGATGAGTTCTAA
- the LOC144054135 gene encoding calumenin-B-like isoform X4, with amino-acid sequence MELWPFLMCFALSVVYATIKPTEKGPFHHQPVSEWEHNDIEEQERFLGQDQAKTFEQRLGMLVEIIDEDKDSFVTMDEMMKWLRHVHKGWIYKNIDGQWMTFDFDGDGEVSWEEYKNATYGRFFDDPDVGYKQMMARDDRRFKIADLDGDLKETLDDLDGNGDGVIDLGEYIGEKYAEEDIREPELAQMDRDHFTKFLDKNTDGKLQREEIRDWLLLDENRHADAEVKLLFQKADADKDGRLTKAEILDKYDLFVGSKVSEFGKVITRHDEF; translated from the exons ATGGAGCTGTGGCCATTTTTAATGTGCTTTGCCCTCAGCGTAGTGTACGCCACCATCAAGCCGACGGAGAAGGGCCCCTTCCACCATCAACCTGTCAGCGAGTGGGAGCACAACGACATTGAGGAACAGGAGAGATTCTTGGGCCAGGACCAGGCCAAGACCTTTGAGCAGCGACTTGG CATGCTTGTGGAGATTATCGACGAAGACAAGGACAGCTTTGTGACCATGGATGAGATGATGAAGTGGCTCAGACACGTGCACAAGGGTTGGATCTATAAGAACATTGATGGCCAATGGATGACGTTCGACTTCGACGGCGATGGCGAGGTTTCATGGGAGGAGTACAAGAATGCTACGTACGGAAGGTTTTTCG ATGACCCCGACGTCGGCTACAAACAAATGATGGCACGCGACGACAGGAGGTTCAAGATAGCCGATCTGGACGGCGACCTGAAG GAAACACTGGACGACCTGGACGGGAATGGAGATGGCGTCATTGACCTGGGAGAGTACATTG GCGAAAAGTACGCCGAGGAGGACATTCGAGAACCAGAGCTGGCGCAGATGGACAGAGACCATTTCACCAAGTTCCTAGACAAGAACACGGATGGAAAGCTGCAAAGGGAGGAGATCCGAGACTGGCTCTTGCTCGATGAAAACCGCCATGCTGACGCCGAGGTCAAGCTCCTGTTCCAAAAGGCCGATGCAGACAAA GACGGCCGCCTGACCAAGGCTGAAATCCTGGACAAGTACGACCTGTTTGTGGGCAGCAAGGTTTCCGAATTTGGAAAAGTCATCACTCGACACGATGAGTTCTAA
- the LOC144054135 gene encoding calumenin-B-like isoform X2 gives MELWPFLMCFALSVVYATIKPTEKGPFHHQPVSEWEHNDIEEQERFLGQDQAKTFEQRLGMLVEIIDEDKDSFVTMDEMMKWLRHVHKGWIYKNIDGQWMTFDFDGDGEVSWEEYKNATYGRFFDDPDVGYKQMMARDDRRFKIADLDGDLKVNKSEFASFVYPEHFEHMEEIVMIETLDDLDGNGDGVIDLGEYIGEKYAEEDIREPELAQMDRDHFTKFLDKNTDGKLQREEIRDWLLLDENRHADAEVKLLFQKADADKDGRLTKAEILDKYDLFVGSKVSEFGKVITRHDEF, from the exons ATGGAGCTGTGGCCATTTTTAATGTGCTTTGCCCTCAGCGTAGTGTACGCCACCATCAAGCCGACGGAGAAGGGCCCCTTCCACCATCAACCTGTCAGCGAGTGGGAGCACAACGACATTGAGGAACAGGAGAGATTCTTGGGCCAGGACCAGGCCAAGACCTTTGAGCAGCGACTTGG CATGCTTGTGGAGATTATCGACGAAGACAAGGACAGCTTTGTGACCATGGATGAGATGATGAAGTGGCTCAGACACGTGCACAAGGGTTGGATCTATAAGAACATTGATGGCCAATGGATGACGTTCGACTTCGACGGCGATGGCGAGGTTTCATGGGAGGAGTACAAGAATGCTACGTACGGAAGGTTTTTCG ATGACCCCGACGTCGGCTACAAACAAATGATGGCACGCGACGACAGGAGGTTCAAGATAGCCGATCTGGACGGCGACCTGAAGGTCAACAAAAGCGAGTTTGCCTCCTTCGTTTACCCTGAGCATTTTGAGCACATGGAAGAAATTGTGATGATT GAAACACTGGACGACCTGGACGGGAATGGAGATGGCGTCATTGACCTGGGAGAGTACATTG GCGAAAAGTACGCCGAGGAGGACATTCGAGAACCAGAGCTGGCGCAGATGGACAGAGACCATTTCACCAAGTTCCTAGACAAGAACACGGATGGAAAGCTGCAAAGGGAGGAGATCCGAGACTGGCTCTTGCTCGATGAAAACCGCCATGCTGACGCCGAGGTCAAGCTCCTGTTCCAAAAGGCCGATGCAGACAAA GACGGCCGCCTGACCAAGGCTGAAATCCTGGACAAGTACGACCTGTTTGTGGGCAGCAAGGTTTCCGAATTTGGAAAAGTCATCACTCGACACGATGAGTTCTAA
- the LOC144054135 gene encoding calumenin-B-like isoform X3, with protein MELWPFLMCFALSVVYATIKPTEKGPFHHQPVSEWEHNDIEEQERFLGQDQAKTFEQRLGMLVEIIDEDKDSFVTMDEMMKWLRHVHKGWIYKNIDGQWMTFDFDGDGEVSWEEYKNATYGRFFADDPDVGYKQMMARDDRRFKIADLDGDLKETLDDLDGNGDGVIDLGEYIGEKYAEEDIREPELAQMDRDHFTKFLDKNTDGKLQREEIRDWLLLDENRHADAEVKLLFQKADADKDGRLTKAEILDKYDLFVGSKVSEFGKVITRHDEF; from the exons ATGGAGCTGTGGCCATTTTTAATGTGCTTTGCCCTCAGCGTAGTGTACGCCACCATCAAGCCGACGGAGAAGGGCCCCTTCCACCATCAACCTGTCAGCGAGTGGGAGCACAACGACATTGAGGAACAGGAGAGATTCTTGGGCCAGGACCAGGCCAAGACCTTTGAGCAGCGACTTGG CATGCTTGTGGAGATTATCGACGAAGACAAGGACAGCTTTGTGACCATGGATGAGATGATGAAGTGGCTCAGACACGTGCACAAGGGTTGGATCTATAAGAACATTGATGGCCAATGGATGACGTTCGACTTCGACGGCGATGGCGAGGTTTCATGGGAGGAGTACAAGAATGCTACGTACGGAAGGTTTTTCG CAGATGACCCCGACGTCGGCTACAAACAAATGATGGCACGCGACGACAGGAGGTTCAAGATAGCCGATCTGGACGGCGACCTGAAG GAAACACTGGACGACCTGGACGGGAATGGAGATGGCGTCATTGACCTGGGAGAGTACATTG GCGAAAAGTACGCCGAGGAGGACATTCGAGAACCAGAGCTGGCGCAGATGGACAGAGACCATTTCACCAAGTTCCTAGACAAGAACACGGATGGAAAGCTGCAAAGGGAGGAGATCCGAGACTGGCTCTTGCTCGATGAAAACCGCCATGCTGACGCCGAGGTCAAGCTCCTGTTCCAAAAGGCCGATGCAGACAAA GACGGCCGCCTGACCAAGGCTGAAATCCTGGACAAGTACGACCTGTTTGTGGGCAGCAAGGTTTCCGAATTTGGAAAAGTCATCACTCGACACGATGAGTTCTAA
- the LOC144054133 gene encoding uncharacterized protein LOC144054133, producing the protein MWPRTKVKYEDELCGAQEENERQRQLLDAVCKQPRVVSNRADVGEKYLCPERREPEFPGVKEEEEDLQPLQVKEEEQPQPPNIKKEERLPPYIKEEEHFTELPVTAVHLKTEDECQYEENKGAELPSSSSRQQITTEDDEDQADNRLPPMSDGEDVSHSPHISDYEQFDGDVTCHTDSKRWKCSQCGKTFGYKCHLRTHLIGHTGEKPFACSVCGQNFAHRGTLKIHTRTHTGEKPFACSVCGQNFAHKGTLKIHIKTHTGEKPYACSVCGQNFAHKVTLKIHTRTHTGEKPYACSVCGQNFAEKGNLKIHTRTHTGEKPFACSVCGQTFAQRGSLKIHTRTHTGEKPFACSVCGQNFAEKGNLKKHTRTHTGEKPFACSVCGQNFAQKGNLASHMKIHTGEKPFACLVCGQNFAHNVTLKIHTRTHTGEKPFACSVCGQNFAEKGNLKIHTRTHTGEKPFACSVCGQSFAEKGNLKRHTRTHTGEKPFTCSLCCQRFPSKAEVKRHTCAGENSSDE; encoded by the exons ATGTGGCCAAGAACGAAAGTCAAGTACGAAGATgagctttgtggagcacaagaggagaacgagcgacaacgtCAACTACTGGACGCTGTTTGCAAGCAGCCTCGAGTTGTGTCGAACAGAGCGG acgtcggtgaaaaatatctttgtcctgagcggagggagccagagttccctggtgtgaaagaggaggaggaggacttgcagcctcttcaagttaaagaagaggagcagccacagcctcccaacataaaaaaagaggagcggctgccgccatacattaaagaggaggagcatttcacagagttgcccgtgactgctgtccatttgaagactgaagatgaatgtcaatatgaagagaacaaaggggcggagcttccaagcagcagctcaagacaacaaataacaacagaagatgatgaggaccaAGCAGACAATCGGTTACCTCCAATGTCAGATGGTGAAGACGTGTCACACTCTCCTCACATTAGTGACTATGAACAGTTTgacggtgatgtgacatgtcacactgacagcaaacgttggaaatgttctcagtgtgggaaAACTTTTGGCTACAAGTGTCATTTGAGAACCCATTTGATTGGccacactggggagaaaccttttgcctgctcagtttgtggtcaaaattttgctcacaggggaaccttaaaaatacacacaagaacacacactggcgagaagccttttgcctgctcagtttgtggtcaaaattttgctcacaagggaaccttaaaaatacacataaaaacccacactggcgagaagccttatgcctgctcagtttgtggtcaaaattttgctcacaaggtaaccttaaaaatacacacaagaacccacactggcgagaagccttatgcctgctcagtttgtggtcaaaattttgctgagaagggaaatttaaaaatacacacaagaacccacactggagagaagccttttgcctgctcagtttgtggtcaaacttttgctcaaaggggaagcttaaaaatacacacaagaacccacactggcgagaagccttttgcctgctcagtttgtggtcaaaattttgctgagaagggaaacttaaaaaaacacacaagaacccacactggagagaagccttttgcctgctcagtttgtggtcaaaattttgctcagaagggaaacttagCAAGCCACATGAAaatccacactggcgagaagccttttgcctgtttagtttgtggtcaaaattttgctcacaacgtaaccttaaaaatacacacaagaacccacactggcgagaagccttttgcctgctcagtttgtggtcaaaattttgctgagaagggaaacttaaaaatacacacaagaacccacactggagagaagccttttgcttgctccgtttgtggtcaaagttttgctgagaagggaaacttaaaaagacacacaagaacccacactggagagaagccttttacctgctcactttgttgtcaaagattcccaagtaaGGCTGAAGTTAAGAGGCACAcgtgtgctggtgagaatagcagCGATGAATGA
- the LOC144054134 gene encoding calumenin-B yields MELRPFLMCFALCVVYATSKPMEKKDRVQHDDLLSNLEHDDTENFEYDHEAFLGQEEAKTFDQLTPEESKERLGMLVERIDEDKDGFVTTEEMKKWIKHSQKRWIYEDVDRQWKTHDLNGDGVVSWEEYKNATYGYILDDPEPDDGFSYRQMMVRDERRFKMADENGDQRANKEEFTAFIHPEEFDHMKDIVVIETMEDIDKNGDGLIDLEEYIGDMYSQEGAAEPEWVKTEREQFSEFRDKNKDGKMDREETRDWILPNDYDHAEAEAKHLVYESDADKDGRLSKAEIVDKYDLFVGSQATDFGEALTRHDEF; encoded by the exons ATGGAGCTGCGGCCGTTTTTAATGTGCTTTGCCCTCTGCGTGGTGTATGCCACCAGCAAGCCCATGGAGAAGAAGGACCGCGTCCAACATGATGACCTGCTCAGCAACTTGGAACACGACGACACAGAGAACTTTGAATACGACCACGAGGCCTTCCTGGGCCAGGAGGAGGCCAAGACCTTCGACCAGCTCACTCCTGAGGAAAGCAAAGAACGACTCGG CATGCTGGTGGAGCGCATTGATGAAGACAAGGATGGCTTTGTGACAACAGAGGAGATGAAGAAGTGGATCAAACACTCGCAGAAGAGGTGGATCTACGAGGACGTGGATCGCCAGTGGAAGACGCACGATCTCAATGGCGATGGTGTGGTGTCATGGGAGGAGTACAAGAACGCCACGTATGGATACATTCTCG ATGACCCCGAACCCGACGATGGCTTCAGCTACAGACAGATGATGGTGCGTGACGAGAGGAGGTTCAAGATGGCTGACGAGAACGGTGACCAGAGGGCCAACAAAGAAGAGTTCACTGCCTTCATTCACCCTGAGGAGTTTGACCACATGAAAGACATTGTGGTGATT GAAACTATGGAGGATATTGACAAGAATGGAGATGGTCTAATTGACTTGGAAGAGTATATTG GTGACATGTACAGCCAGGAGGGCGCAGCAGAGCCCGAATGGGTAAAGACCGAGAGGGAGCAGTTCAGTGAGTTCCGGGACAAAAACAAGGACGGCAAGATGGACAGGGAGGAGACACGAGACTGGATCTTGCCAAATGACTACGACCACGCTGAGGCGGAAGCCAAGCACCTGGTCTATGAGTCCGACGCAGACAAA GACGGCCGCCTGAGCAAGGCTGAAATCGTGGACAAGTACGACCTGTTTGTGGGTAGCCAGGCCACCGACTTTGGAGAAGCTCTTACTCGGCATGACGAGTTCTAA
- the gtf3c6 gene encoding general transcription factor 3C polypeptide 6 isoform X2, with product MDDEWEDEEQLVVVELSGILNNDAMFKSWDTCNILDIDSEQPMMQVGPYVFAGEYEDALGTCVLFEEEPGKGKEASVPELNYRCHTTKKLMMQRVFLSEKKENESDAGGEGDKQGDTIFQSGKESQETKEGGEELAIG from the exons ATGGATGACGAATGGGAAGATGAG GAGCAGCTTGTTGTTGTCGAACTCTCTGGAATCCTAAATAATGACGCTATGTTCAAGTCTTGGGACACCTGCAACATACTG GATATTGATAGTGAGCAGCCAATGATGCAAGTTGGTCCGTATGTGTTTGCAGGAGAATATGAAG ATGCCCTGGGAACATGCGTTCTCTTTGAAGAGGAACCAGGCAAAG gaaAAGAAGCCAGTGTACCTGAGCTCAACTACAGGTGTCACACAACAAAGAAACTCATGATGCAGCGAGTCTTCCTCAgtgagaagaaagaaaatgaaagtgaCGCAG GTGGTGAAGGCGATAAGCAGGGCGACACAATCTTCCAGTCGGGTAAAGAAAGTCAAGAAACAAAAGAGGGGGGTGAAGAACTGGCAATAGGATGA
- the gtf3c6 gene encoding general transcription factor 3C polypeptide 6 isoform X1 — translation MDDEWEDEEQLVVVELSGILNNDAMFKSWDTCNILDIDSEQPMMQVGPYVFAGEYEDALGTCVLFEEEPGKGKEASVPELNYRCHTTKKLMMQRVFLSEKKENESDAAGGEGDKQGDTIFQSGKESQETKEGGEELAIG, via the exons ATGGATGACGAATGGGAAGATGAG GAGCAGCTTGTTGTTGTCGAACTCTCTGGAATCCTAAATAATGACGCTATGTTCAAGTCTTGGGACACCTGCAACATACTG GATATTGATAGTGAGCAGCCAATGATGCAAGTTGGTCCGTATGTGTTTGCAGGAGAATATGAAG ATGCCCTGGGAACATGCGTTCTCTTTGAAGAGGAACCAGGCAAAG gaaAAGAAGCCAGTGTACCTGAGCTCAACTACAGGTGTCACACAACAAAGAAACTCATGATGCAGCGAGTCTTCCTCAgtgagaagaaagaaaatgaaagtgaCGCAG CAGGTGGTGAAGGCGATAAGCAGGGCGACACAATCTTCCAGTCGGGTAAAGAAAGTCAAGAAACAAAAGAGGGGGGTGAAGAACTGGCAATAGGATGA
- the LOC144053937 gene encoding B-cell receptor-associated protein 29-like, protein MTLQWTAVAFFLYAEIAINLILCAPFISAQRWRLVFSWKIWKWLSPYWRKCFFTIIMVLIVLFLDAAREVHKYSNPEPMQEAKVNSNLFDHLHMRLFRAQRNLYISGFSLFLWLVMRRVIILLNQVAVAAENNVGLQSQTENAAKAAIQHQEDNRALKQAILEEEKVISENNHQLKIEVESLASQLKTAKEAVCKSHAEVEAMNRQAKGLAKEYDRLLSEHHQLQNLQSAPDKKIQ, encoded by the exons ATGACTCTTCAGTGGACGGCAGTGGCCTTCTTTCTATATGCAGAGATAGCCATCAATCTCATCCTGTGTGCTCCGTTCATATCAGCACAGAG ATGGCGCTTGGTTTTCAGTTGGAAAATATGGAAGTGGTTATCCCCTTATTGGCGCAAGTGCTTCTTCACCATAATCATGGTTCTTATTGTTCTTTTCCTCG ATGCTGCTCGCGAGGTGCACAAGTACTCAAACCCCGAACCCATGCAAGAGGCTAAGGTGAACTCCAATCTCTTCGACCACCTTCACATGAGGCTCTTCAGAGCTCAAAGGAACCTCTACATCTCAGGCTTTTCACTCTTCCTGTGGCT TGTCATGCGCCGGGTCATCATCTTACTCAACCAGGTGGCCGTTGCTGCGGAGAATAACGTGGGTCTTCAGTCGCAGACGGAGAACGCTGCCAAAGCTGCCATCCAGCATCAGGAGGACAACCGCGCACTCAAACAA GCTATTTTAGAGGAGGAAAAGGTCATTTCAGAAAATAATCATCAGCTGAAGATTGAAGTTGAGAGCCTGGCCAGTCAGCTGAAGACGGCAAAAGAGG CTGTGTGCAAGTCCCATGCTGAAGTGGAAGCCATGAACAGGCAGGCCAAAGGTCTGGCCAAGGAGTACGACCGACTGCTGAGCGAGCATCATCAGCTCCAG AATCTTCAGAGTGCTCCTGACAAAAAGATCCAATGA